The proteins below are encoded in one region of Deinococcus fonticola:
- the cpdB gene encoding 2',3'-cyclic-nucleotide 2'-phosphodiesterase: protein MKLKFIALTGALLLTVASAQDTQTFDLRILETTDLHTSALGYDYYQDKPTGEFGLEYTATLINQARAEKRNTLLFDNGDLIQGNPLGDYVARVNPLKAGQQHPMHAAMKVLGYNAATLGNHEFNYGLPYLDQVLKQAPMPVVTANVYRDNGKGEPGENAYTPYTIQRHTIYDTSGRPAIINVGVIGFTPPQIVNWDKAWLQGKIVTGDAVQAAQKFVPEMKAKGADIIVALAHGGINAEYTPGMENFAAALTTVPGIDVILSGHSHLEFPGSTYKSIPGANLEKGTINGKPVMMAGFWGNNLGVTDLKLSFNRQAQRWTITDAQSTLRPIWDKTNKKSLVSPDPRIAEAVKAAHEGTLAYVRAKVADLSTPINSYWALVQDDPSVQLVSAAQTAYVKKALADTKYKDLPVLSAAAPFKAGGRSGASYYTDIPAGTLAIKNVADLYVYPNTVQAVLVKGSDIKEWLERSAGQFKQIDPSSKTPQALVDDSFPTYNFDVIDGVTYEIDVTQPSKYDSKGQVANAGASRIKNLMYQGTPIDPNQEFVVATNNYRASGGGSFPGLTGQNIILQAPDETRQALISYFQEQKTVNPSADNNWKLTPIPGATLLVVSSPNAQKYLPTGVTFMKTRDDGFAEYELKW, encoded by the coding sequence ATGAAACTGAAATTCATCGCCCTGACCGGAGCCCTGCTGCTCACTGTCGCGTCCGCGCAGGACACCCAGACCTTCGACCTGCGCATCCTGGAAACCACCGACCTGCACACCAGCGCCCTGGGCTATGACTACTACCAGGACAAACCCACCGGGGAGTTCGGTCTGGAGTACACCGCCACCCTGATCAACCAGGCCCGCGCCGAGAAACGCAACACCCTGCTGTTCGACAACGGCGACCTGATCCAGGGCAACCCGCTCGGTGATTACGTGGCCCGCGTCAACCCCCTGAAGGCCGGGCAGCAGCACCCCATGCACGCCGCCATGAAGGTACTCGGGTACAACGCCGCCACCCTCGGCAACCACGAGTTCAACTACGGTCTGCCGTACCTGGATCAGGTGCTGAAGCAGGCCCCCATGCCCGTCGTGACCGCCAACGTGTACCGCGACAACGGCAAGGGCGAACCCGGTGAGAACGCCTACACGCCCTACACCATCCAGCGCCACACCATTTACGACACCAGCGGTCGCCCCGCCATCATCAACGTCGGCGTGATCGGCTTCACGCCCCCGCAGATCGTCAATTGGGACAAAGCCTGGTTGCAGGGCAAGATCGTGACCGGGGACGCCGTGCAGGCCGCCCAGAAGTTCGTGCCCGAAATGAAAGCCAAAGGCGCGGACATTATCGTGGCTCTCGCGCACGGTGGCATCAACGCCGAGTACACGCCCGGCATGGAGAACTTCGCCGCGGCCCTCACCACCGTGCCCGGCATCGACGTGATCCTCAGCGGACACAGCCACCTGGAATTCCCCGGCAGCACCTACAAGAGCATCCCCGGCGCAAACCTGGAGAAAGGCACCATCAACGGCAAACCGGTCATGATGGCCGGATTCTGGGGCAACAACCTCGGCGTCACCGACCTGAAACTCAGCTTCAACCGCCAGGCTCAGCGCTGGACGATCACCGACGCCCAGAGCACCCTGCGCCCCATCTGGGACAAGACCAACAAGAAGAGTCTGGTCAGCCCGGACCCGCGCATCGCCGAGGCCGTGAAAGCCGCGCACGAAGGCACGCTGGCTTACGTCCGCGCCAAAGTCGCCGACCTCTCGACCCCCATCAACAGCTACTGGGCGCTGGTGCAGGACGACCCCAGTGTGCAACTGGTCAGCGCGGCCCAGACGGCTTACGTGAAAAAAGCGCTAGCCGACACCAAATACAAAGACCTGCCCGTGCTGAGCGCCGCCGCGCCCTTCAAAGCCGGTGGGCGCAGCGGGGCCAGCTATTACACCGACATTCCCGCCGGAACGCTCGCCATCAAGAACGTGGCTGACCTGTACGTGTACCCCAACACCGTTCAGGCCGTGCTGGTCAAGGGCAGCGACATCAAGGAGTGGCTGGAGCGCTCGGCCGGCCAGTTCAAACAGATCGATCCCAGCAGCAAAACTCCTCAGGCGCTCGTCGACGACAGTTTCCCCACCTACAACTTCGACGTGATTGACGGCGTCACCTACGAAATTGACGTGACCCAGCCCAGCAAGTACGACAGCAAAGGCCAGGTGGCCAATGCGGGCGCCAGCCGCATCAAGAACCTGATGTACCAGGGCACACCCATCGATCCTAACCAGGAATTCGTGGTCGCCACCAACAACTACCGCGCCAGCGGTGGCGGCAGCTTCCCCGGCCTGACCGGTCAGAACATCATCCTTCAGGCCCCCGACGAGACCCGCCAGGCCCTCATCAGCTACTTTCAGGAACAGAAAACCGTCAACCCCAGCGCCGACAACAACTGGAAGCTCACGCCCATTCCCGGCGCGACCCTGCTGGTGGTCAGCAGCCCCAACGCCCAGAAATACCTGCCTACCGGCGTCACCTTCATGAAAACCCGTGACGACGGCTTCGCCGAATATGAACTGAAGTGGTAA